A segment of the Elusimicrobiota bacterium genome:
GTCGGCATACTCACCGGCGGCGGCGACTGCCCGGGCCTCAACCCCGCCATCCGCGGCGCGGTCATCCAGGCCTCGGCCCTGGGCTACGAGTGCCTGGGCCTGCAGGAGGGCTGGAAGGGCATGCTCACCGGCGAGCACCAGGTCCTGACCCCCGCGGACGTCGCGGAGATCGTGGGCAAGGGGGGCACCATCCTGGGCACCTCCCGCACCAACCCCTACAAGAAGGAGAACGGCGTGCCCGCGGTCCTGGAGACCTTCAAGAAGCTGGGCCTCGACGCCCTCATCGCCATGGGCGGCGAGGACACCTTGGGAGTCGCCTCCAAGCTCTACAAGGAGCACAAGTGCAGCGTGGTCGGCGTGCCCAAGACCATGGACAACGACCTCTCCGCCACGGACTTCACTTTCGGCTTCGACACCGCGGCCACGCTGGCCATGGAGGCCGGCGAGCGCCTCGTCGACACCGGCCGCAGCCACCGCCGCATCATGGTCCTGGAGGTCATGGGCCGCCACGCCGGCTGGGTCGCTCTTTATACCGCGATGGGCGCGGGCGCGGACTACGTCTGCCTGCCCGAGCGCAAGGTGGACGTGGAGGATATGACCCGCAGGCTCAAAGAGGCGCACGCGCGCAAGAAGGTCGCTCTGGTGGTCGCCTCCGAGGCCTTGGAGATGGGCGAGACGGGCATGGAGGAGCTCGACGAGTTCGGGCACATGATCCTCAAGAAGCGCGGCGTCGCCGAACGCCTCGCGGAGATCATCGAGAAGAAGACCGGCATCGAGACGCGCAGCGCGGTCATCGGCCACATGCAGCGCGGCGGCGCGCCGACCCTCTTCGACCGCATCCTGGGCACCCGCGTGGGAGTCAAGGCCGCCCAACTGGCGGCCGAGGGCAAGTTCGGCCAGATGGTGGCCCTGCGCGGCAACGAGGTCTCCGGGGTGCCCCTGGAGAAGGCCACCGGGACCTTGAAGACCGTTCCGGCCGAGTGGCTCGCGCTGGCCGACCTCGTGTGCACCGGCTGCGCGGGCAAGGCCAAGGCCCTCGCTTCCCGATAAGCTATGGCCGAACCCCAGAAGTTCCAGCGCCGCACCGTCCTGGTCAAGCGCCAGCTCCAGTTCAAGTACGTGGGGATGGTGTTCTTGAGCGTGCTGTGCGCCTCGCTCATCATCGGCGGCGACATCTATTACAACATGTACCGCCTCATCGTGACCGAGGCC
Coding sequences within it:
- a CDS encoding ATP-dependent 6-phosphofructokinase, encoding MTKKGKRVGILTGGGDCPGLNPAIRGAVIQASALGYECLGLQEGWKGMLTGEHQVLTPADVAEIVGKGGTILGTSRTNPYKKENGVPAVLETFKKLGLDALIAMGGEDTLGVASKLYKEHKCSVVGVPKTMDNDLSATDFTFGFDTAATLAMEAGERLVDTGRSHRRIMVLEVMGRHAGWVALYTAMGAGADYVCLPERKVDVEDMTRRLKEAHARKKVALVVASEALEMGETGMEELDEFGHMILKKRGVAERLAEIIEKKTGIETRSAVIGHMQRGGAPTLFDRILGTRVGVKAAQLAAEGKFGQMVALRGNEVSGVPLEKATGTLKTVPAEWLALADLVCTGCAGKAKALASR